In Nocardioides sp. InS609-2, a single genomic region encodes these proteins:
- a CDS encoding PhzF family phenazine biosynthesis protein, with amino-acid sequence MTISRGELRYGESYVVVDAGVGDAAAGNAAAVVELDEFPPSADLLRLAQELDAPTTAFITELPDSDPDARAYAIRWFNRRSESRICGHATLAATEWVTTSTRSPLVEWHSGIGVLKAGRLANRVQVEFPQTELQPLDDDSVQRIRALAGRDPAECFVAGDDHMAIFDSPADVLKFSPDSRQVEALGCRGLIISAPCTGEDAPPERRDRFDIVSRFFAPSMALPEDEVCVSAHCALYPYWSQRLQQKVLRAWQASPRGGVLELAGSHEGTLTITASCVRVDQPANTPAETSHAP; translated from the coding sequence TTGACTATTTCTCGAGGTGAGCTGAGATACGGAGAGTCGTACGTTGTCGTCGACGCCGGAGTGGGCGACGCGGCTGCGGGCAACGCCGCCGCAGTAGTGGAGCTCGACGAGTTCCCGCCGAGCGCAGACCTGTTGCGCCTGGCCCAGGAACTGGACGCCCCGACCACAGCGTTCATCACCGAGCTGCCGGACAGCGACCCAGATGCGCGTGCATACGCCATCCGGTGGTTCAACCGGCGAAGTGAGTCCAGGATCTGCGGGCACGCCACGCTCGCCGCCACCGAGTGGGTGACCACAAGTACCCGCAGTCCTCTCGTCGAGTGGCACTCCGGCATCGGCGTGCTGAAGGCCGGTCGGCTCGCGAACAGGGTGCAGGTCGAGTTTCCCCAGACGGAACTGCAGCCGCTGGACGACGACTCCGTACAGCGGATCCGTGCCCTGGCCGGTCGCGATCCCGCAGAATGCTTCGTCGCAGGCGACGACCACATGGCGATCTTCGACTCGCCGGCTGACGTGCTCAAGTTCAGTCCCGACTCCCGACAGGTCGAGGCCCTCGGGTGCAGGGGCCTCATCATCTCCGCGCCGTGCACGGGGGAGGACGCCCCGCCCGAGAGACGCGACCGCTTCGACATCGTGTCTCGCTTCTTCGCTCCGAGCATGGCGCTGCCCGAGGACGAGGTGTGTGTCTCCGCGCACTGCGCGCTTTACCCCTACTGGTCCCAGCGGCTGCAGCAGAAGGTCCTCCGAGCCTGGCAGGCCTCGCCCAGAGGTGGTGTCCTCGAGCTGGCCGGATCCCACGAGGGGACATTGACTATCACAGCGTCGTGCGTGCGCGTGGACCAGCCGGCAAACACTCCCGCCGAGACTTCTCACGCCCCCTAG
- a CDS encoding ATP-grasp domain-containing protein, whose amino-acid sequence MTPEPVADEVDQEVADALTILVIGAYDDLLTDLLVGSPSTNVLLLEEHDRVDRVADRWADHPRVEIRVGDYRHSTQAVDVGVAWHADRPFQAALAGREYAVRPVQSVASALGLKGPGDKAARLCTDKLAFRRAVAGLEITQGRFAAARSPEDVRRFIGRSPVILKPARQHASIGVVRIDSPDDVDRAWRVAMQSRSHEGLAPGHGWDYIVEDLVAGRIEVSLESLVRGGRATFTSATHKLMPPNGGFVPAGHVVPAQLGEHDRRRLHEAESAMLSSIGFEDGLTHSEWILTDGGLHLVECAARYPGGEISRLIAMTTGVNVGDSLARVCAGRTMRAPEPTGEVCAAVFDAGGQSSDGRGSLDRNRPTIVSADSYEALRQRIEDTGTRSTGAGSAGLVKTSHA is encoded by the coding sequence ATGACACCCGAACCGGTCGCCGACGAAGTGGATCAGGAAGTGGCAGACGCGCTCACAATCCTGGTGATAGGCGCCTACGACGACCTGCTGACCGATCTCCTCGTAGGTTCTCCTTCGACGAATGTCCTTCTCCTCGAGGAGCACGACCGCGTCGACCGAGTGGCCGACCGCTGGGCGGACCACCCACGCGTGGAGATACGCGTCGGCGACTACAGGCACAGCACGCAAGCAGTCGACGTAGGCGTTGCCTGGCACGCTGATCGACCCTTCCAGGCTGCTCTCGCTGGCCGGGAGTACGCCGTGAGACCAGTCCAGAGCGTCGCTTCGGCTCTCGGGCTCAAGGGGCCGGGGGACAAGGCTGCGCGGCTGTGCACGGACAAGCTGGCGTTTCGCCGGGCGGTGGCCGGGCTGGAGATCACGCAGGGCAGGTTCGCAGCGGCGCGTTCGCCTGAAGACGTCCGTCGGTTCATCGGGAGATCGCCAGTCATCTTGAAGCCTGCGAGACAGCACGCGTCAATCGGCGTCGTGCGAATCGACTCTCCCGACGACGTGGATCGCGCCTGGCGCGTCGCGATGCAGTCCCGTTCGCACGAAGGCCTCGCGCCCGGTCACGGATGGGACTACATCGTCGAAGACCTGGTTGCGGGCCGGATCGAGGTGTCCCTCGAATCGTTGGTTCGTGGAGGTAGAGCCACCTTCACCAGCGCGACACACAAGCTCATGCCGCCCAATGGCGGTTTCGTGCCCGCCGGTCACGTGGTCCCGGCACAGCTCGGCGAGCACGATCGCCGGCGACTCCACGAGGCTGAGAGCGCCATGCTGAGCTCCATCGGGTTCGAGGACGGGCTCACCCACTCGGAGTGGATCCTCACCGACGGGGGGCTGCACCTGGTCGAGTGCGCCGCGCGATACCCGGGAGGCGAGATCTCGCGATTGATCGCCATGACAACCGGCGTCAACGTCGGCGACTCCCTGGCCCGCGTCTGTGCCGGCCGGACCATGCGGGCTCCTGAACCGACGGGGGAGGTGTGCGCGGCTGTGTTCGATGCGGGAGGGCAGTCCTCCGACGGCCGGGGGTCACTCGACCGGAACCGCCCGACCATCGTCTCGGCCGACTCCTACGAGGCTCTGCGCCAAAGGATCGAGGACACGGGTACACGGTCGACAGGAGCAGGAAGTGCTGGGCTGGTGAAGACCTCACATGCCTAG
- a CDS encoding MFS transporter — protein MRRLNVFLVGYFLSAVGSGLTFPYIAIYMDQVRGFGGAGAAVALVVMAVASLVGSLAAAARLDRSGVRAVAFAGLLAQAVGYSAIGLAGLASAAYAACALTGFGGGLFFASLAPAISALCGPELHRTAFARRYQVNNLGIGVGALCGIALITQLDVATFQLLYLLNGTSYLVLGVVLLAVLPGWSPVPHSEPGMTDPGSERAKFRDLLHDRNLRLLLMVQALLVAAGFSQMQSVVPLYITEGMQGSPTLVNTILVLNCAGIVIFQPLIVILGRTWSTASLLAAVGVVWAVAFCLGIGGSFGGAAGQVAIIAFCLTFTIGECFYGPSFQTLLMEVAPPDRVGQYSGAASSLWGVMNFSAPPLGVLLVNSPWPVSLWVVCAICSAMAGVLCWKLRRSVMNE, from the coding sequence ATGCGCAGGCTCAATGTCTTCCTGGTGGGCTACTTCCTGTCGGCGGTCGGTTCGGGACTCACATTTCCCTACATCGCGATCTACATGGACCAGGTGCGCGGCTTCGGCGGCGCTGGTGCCGCCGTCGCTCTGGTCGTCATGGCCGTAGCGAGCTTGGTAGGCAGCCTGGCTGCCGCCGCACGGCTGGACCGAAGTGGAGTTCGAGCGGTTGCGTTCGCCGGACTGCTTGCTCAGGCGGTCGGCTACAGCGCCATCGGACTGGCGGGCCTCGCCAGCGCGGCGTACGCGGCCTGCGCCCTCACCGGCTTCGGTGGCGGACTCTTCTTCGCCTCGCTGGCACCCGCAATCAGCGCGCTCTGCGGACCCGAGCTCCATCGGACTGCCTTCGCGCGGCGCTACCAGGTGAACAACCTCGGAATCGGAGTCGGCGCCCTGTGCGGGATCGCCCTGATCACGCAGCTGGACGTGGCGACATTCCAGCTGCTCTACCTCCTGAACGGCACGTCCTACCTGGTGCTCGGAGTCGTTCTGCTCGCAGTCCTTCCTGGATGGTCTCCCGTTCCGCACTCGGAGCCGGGAATGACCGACCCGGGCAGCGAGCGCGCCAAGTTTCGCGACCTGCTGCACGATCGGAATCTTCGGCTCCTGCTCATGGTGCAAGCCCTCCTCGTCGCGGCTGGCTTCTCCCAGATGCAGTCAGTCGTGCCTCTCTATATCACCGAGGGGATGCAGGGATCTCCGACGCTCGTCAACACGATCCTCGTCCTGAACTGTGCAGGCATCGTGATCTTCCAACCGCTCATCGTGATACTCGGGCGCACGTGGTCCACCGCCTCGCTGCTCGCAGCCGTCGGCGTCGTGTGGGCTGTTGCGTTCTGCCTCGGGATCGGCGGGTCCTTCGGAGGTGCCGCAGGCCAGGTGGCCATCATCGCCTTCTGCCTCACCTTCACGATCGGCGAGTGCTTCTACGGGCCGAGCTTCCAGACCCTGCTCATGGAGGTTGCACCCCCAGATCGCGTGGGGCAGTACAGCGGAGCCGCTTCGTCGCTGTGGGGCGTGATGAACTTCAGCGCCCCACCGCTCGGCGTCCTGCTGGTCAACTCACCGTGGCCGGTGTCGTTGTGGGTCGTCTGTGCCATCTGCAGCGCGATGGCGGGCGTGCTCTGTTGGAAACTACGTCGAAGTGTCATGAATGAATAG
- a CDS encoding GNAT family N-acetyltransferase, which yields MPFSSVESIHEISAEKWAGLEGGELYKSHRWLTANESTLAGDTVITMESTGAGIESAVVWQKTRFDDPSPYYNIAALLSRFESLPAGLEGQWTLNCVGVGPASPVLTRSGDPLSTETFTRHLRTAVESENVPPSICGVDFVRRDGLGLAEPDELHDLGWTRVVAYEESNLVLSGGGFDDYLASIPSKGRRYMIRRDRRDFVETGQEVVVSTGPGAYGDDLVTLQGLNKEKYGQPFDADVVSQRFQCLLSAFGDDAVVVRSLRGEHCTGFAMFFRMDEKLHSLCAGFEDTDDPVTPYFECLFYAPIEWCYPSGISRIDYGIGSTQAKSLRGCDVTGVGTWHVYGDALHGLLS from the coding sequence ATGCCGTTCAGCAGCGTCGAAAGCATTCACGAGATCAGCGCCGAGAAGTGGGCCGGGCTCGAGGGTGGAGAGCTCTACAAGAGCCACCGGTGGCTCACTGCCAACGAGTCGACACTTGCCGGCGACACCGTCATCACCATGGAATCGACAGGCGCCGGGATCGAGTCCGCCGTCGTTTGGCAGAAGACTCGATTCGACGACCCCTCGCCCTACTACAACATTGCTGCCTTGCTCAGTCGCTTCGAGAGCCTGCCTGCCGGCCTGGAGGGGCAGTGGACTCTCAACTGTGTCGGGGTCGGCCCGGCGAGCCCGGTCTTGACTCGTTCGGGCGACCCGCTGTCCACGGAGACGTTCACGAGACACCTTCGGACAGCCGTCGAGAGCGAGAACGTCCCACCGTCGATCTGTGGGGTCGACTTCGTACGCCGCGACGGCCTCGGTCTGGCCGAGCCGGACGAGTTGCACGACCTCGGCTGGACAAGGGTCGTGGCGTATGAGGAGTCGAACCTGGTCCTTTCCGGAGGCGGGTTCGACGACTACCTCGCTTCGATCCCCTCCAAGGGTCGTCGGTACATGATTCGTCGTGACAGGAGGGATTTCGTCGAGACCGGGCAGGAAGTCGTGGTCTCGACAGGGCCCGGCGCCTACGGGGACGACCTAGTCACCCTCCAGGGCCTCAACAAGGAGAAGTACGGCCAGCCTTTCGACGCCGACGTCGTCAGTCAGAGGTTCCAGTGTCTGCTGTCCGCCTTCGGCGACGACGCAGTCGTCGTCCGAAGCCTTCGCGGCGAGCATTGCACCGGCTTCGCCATGTTCTTCAGGATGGACGAGAAGCTTCATTCCCTGTGTGCCGGGTTCGAGGACACCGACGACCCAGTCACGCCCTACTTCGAATGCCTCTTCTACGCGCCCATCGAGTGGTGCTACCCATCGGGCATCTCCAGGATCGACTACGGAATCGGATCGACGCAGGCGAAGTCGTTAAGAGGATGCGACGTGACGGGAGTGGGCACGTGGCACGTCTACGGCGACGCACTGCACGGTCTCCTGTCCTGA
- a CDS encoding C39 family peptidase → MSAISYGGRSRVDDPRWPESGAPDLDAYATWSVRWCGMACLRMVLLARDGHAPTLYDLTMGGLRYGAYSNEPGQPQGLIYGPFADYAGAVHSLEVEVVPHLEPARLVSEVGSGHMVIASVHPEIRRPHRPPPGKGGHLVLVTSYTPARQTIGFMDPAGHTARAARASLVLPVFETFFANRGVVLRGV, encoded by the coding sequence ATGTCCGCGATCAGCTACGGCGGCCGTTCCCGCGTGGACGACCCGCGGTGGCCGGAGTCGGGTGCGCCTGACCTGGACGCGTACGCCACCTGGTCCGTGCGGTGGTGCGGGATGGCGTGCCTGCGGATGGTGCTACTGGCCCGCGACGGCCACGCTCCTACCCTCTACGACCTGACCATGGGCGGCCTGCGCTACGGGGCGTATTCCAACGAGCCCGGCCAGCCTCAGGGGCTCATCTACGGCCCGTTCGCGGACTACGCCGGAGCGGTGCACTCGCTGGAGGTCGAGGTCGTGCCCCACCTGGAGCCCGCTCGCCTCGTGAGCGAGGTGGGCAGCGGACACATGGTCATTGCGTCGGTGCACCCGGAGATCCGTCGTCCCCACCGACCTCCCCCCGGCAAGGGCGGTCACCTCGTCCTGGTCACGAGCTACACCCCGGCACGTCAGACGATCGGCTTCATGGACCCCGCAGGCCACACGGCCCGTGCGGCCCGTGCCTCACTCGTGTTGCCCGTCTTCGAGACCTTCTTCGCGAACCGCGGCGTTGTCCTTCGCGGCGTGTGA
- a CDS encoding peptide chain release factor-like protein, producing MDPRSQHQNREVAWGRLAEQLDGRAARRDHDELNTIRQDAHAEFRTWTWCGWRDEVKTPTGVKASMRKVLAGRLGLVI from the coding sequence GTGGACCCGCGCTCGCAGCACCAGAACCGCGAAGTCGCCTGGGGACGCCTGGCCGAGCAGCTCGACGGGCGAGCAGCAAGGCGGGATCACGACGAGCTGAACACCATCCGACAGGACGCCCACGCCGAGTTCCGCACCTGGACGTGGTGCGGATGGCGCGACGAGGTGAAGACTCCGACCGGAGTCAAGGCCTCGATGCGCAAGGTTCTAGCCGGTCGACTCGGCCTGGTGATCTGA
- a CDS encoding DNA methyltransferase, whose translation MQTLRRQGRARRVEAGVWVVEGTPGRARRVALVAGGRSDRFELRLASAVELLDSMDEPADLILTDPPYGLGVGSGARHDTGQRVYGRDHARVVAGYADVPTTEYRDFTSSWVAAAASALRPGGHLVVITGPQQAAWVQIAAEDVGLTYVNSLAVGRVFPLYTKRRFAHSHWRVTVMAAGMLYSSARVFNPPSDLPKARSGRDYPLDLWPTGDVGRADAQPGQVRYPNSLPIRFAARLVEAFTRPGESADRPGAEPDLVVDPFVGGGTVALAAWLRGVRFLGGDVNPNALAFTCARVTRRLLDPVALPGPLGTPALGGLSA comes from the coding sequence TTGCAGACGCTGCGTCGCCAGGGCCGGGCCCGCCGGGTCGAGGCAGGCGTGTGGGTCGTCGAGGGCACCCCGGGGCGTGCGCGCCGTGTCGCCCTGGTTGCCGGCGGCCGGTCGGACCGCTTCGAGCTGCGGCTCGCTTCGGCGGTCGAGCTCCTCGACTCGATGGATGAGCCAGCGGACCTCATCCTCACCGACCCGCCGTACGGACTCGGCGTCGGCAGCGGTGCTCGCCACGACACCGGTCAACGTGTCTACGGGCGAGACCACGCCCGCGTGGTAGCCGGATACGCCGACGTCCCCACCACCGAGTACCGCGACTTCACGAGCAGCTGGGTGGCCGCCGCGGCCTCCGCATTGCGGCCCGGTGGACACCTGGTCGTGATCACCGGACCCCAGCAGGCGGCCTGGGTGCAGATCGCGGCGGAGGACGTCGGCCTGACCTACGTCAACTCGCTCGCGGTGGGACGTGTCTTCCCGCTCTACACCAAGCGGCGCTTCGCGCACTCCCACTGGCGGGTGACCGTCATGGCGGCCGGAATGCTGTACTCATCCGCGCGCGTCTTCAACCCTCCCAGCGATCTGCCAAAGGCCCGCTCCGGGCGCGACTACCCGTTGGACCTGTGGCCGACCGGGGACGTCGGCCGCGCGGACGCGCAGCCGGGACAGGTGAGGTACCCCAACTCGCTACCAATCCGGTTCGCGGCTCGGCTCGTCGAAGCCTTCACGCGCCCGGGCGAGTCCGCAGATCGGCCTGGTGCCGAACCGGACCTGGTGGTCGACCCGTTCGTGGGCGGAGGGACCGTTGCCCTCGCTGCCTGGCTCCGCGGAGTCCGGTTCCTGGGCGGTGACGTCAATCCCAACGCCCTGGCCTTCACGTGCGCCCGCGTCACCCGTCGGCTTCTCGACCCGGTCGCTCTCCCTGGCCCGCTGGGCACGCCGGCGCTCGGGGGACTTTCCGCGTGA
- a CDS encoding FtsK/SpoIIIE domain-containing protein — translation MTASSIERVSITLPPGFEPAKHQKKLLTLIAEAHGEGFEIDSIDPVAGTASASRQVAITEVTQVKKSDSFEVRLARGTKPADGDKTEAKLMNQYVGYFMTRFEPFLGKATLTKLTDDEARCRGAVAVALSVKPWEVQVKAAADGGFILELPRTYVGSKHDAKLEEVATTVVGHEGWYVTVNAQRLTGRITPSDPPTFPGTIAYPVSSVKKAPRDKVALGEKLGAPGQEKNDILWLDFEAAPHTQISGTSGSGKSVTLNALITGALAGGCELSIIDLPHKAVDFFWVKEYCRDGGWGCDSLQAAVASVTLTYKEGERRAKYLAQQGVTKWTELPPAEQFKPILLLIDEVTGLIQLDDVPKGISKDHPLVMEAMEANLLRQTLLGYLKKIAAEMRFVGIRMVLSSQVSSVNTGIPTALRMNLANKFLLGSNPTDGNRKLALSDPTSVPKVPDNVRRDQRAARGVGVAELEGKTPAVFKSFYASTDDLARALSGMGLARTSRPSPTASEIARLTPSLEDDGGSYSSRDAERLGDVERAPSGRPAAEVAREMGDDLSHLYGEDGQRLRGFEKANAARAAVVAGAKTSPAAPDGDEW, via the coding sequence GTGACCGCCTCCAGCATCGAGCGAGTCAGCATCACCCTGCCCCCAGGGTTCGAGCCGGCCAAGCACCAGAAGAAGTTGCTGACGCTCATCGCTGAGGCCCACGGCGAGGGCTTCGAGATCGACTCGATCGACCCCGTCGCCGGCACCGCGTCCGCCTCGCGCCAGGTCGCGATCACCGAGGTCACCCAGGTTAAGAAGTCCGACTCCTTCGAGGTCCGGCTGGCCCGCGGGACGAAGCCGGCCGACGGCGACAAGACCGAGGCGAAGTTGATGAACCAGTACGTCGGCTACTTCATGACGCGCTTCGAGCCGTTCCTCGGCAAGGCCACCCTGACCAAGCTCACCGACGATGAGGCCCGGTGCCGCGGCGCGGTCGCGGTCGCCCTGTCGGTCAAGCCCTGGGAGGTCCAGGTAAAGGCCGCGGCCGACGGCGGGTTCATCCTCGAGCTTCCCCGGACGTACGTCGGGTCCAAACACGACGCGAAGCTGGAGGAGGTCGCGACCACCGTCGTCGGCCACGAGGGCTGGTACGTCACGGTCAACGCCCAGAGGCTCACCGGGCGCATCACCCCATCCGACCCGCCGACCTTCCCCGGGACGATCGCCTACCCGGTCTCCTCGGTGAAGAAGGCACCCCGCGACAAGGTCGCCCTGGGCGAGAAGCTCGGCGCACCCGGCCAGGAGAAGAACGACATCCTGTGGCTCGACTTCGAGGCCGCCCCGCACACCCAGATCTCCGGCACGTCCGGCTCCGGCAAGAGCGTCACCCTCAACGCCCTCATCACCGGCGCGCTGGCCGGCGGGTGCGAGCTCTCGATCATCGACCTCCCTCACAAGGCCGTCGACTTCTTCTGGGTCAAGGAGTACTGCCGCGACGGCGGATGGGGTTGCGACTCGCTCCAGGCCGCGGTCGCATCGGTCACCCTCACCTACAAGGAAGGCGAGCGCCGGGCGAAGTACCTGGCCCAGCAGGGCGTCACTAAGTGGACCGAGCTGCCGCCGGCCGAGCAGTTCAAGCCGATCCTGCTTCTCATCGACGAGGTCACCGGCCTCATCCAGCTTGACGACGTACCCAAGGGCATCAGCAAGGACCACCCACTGGTGATGGAGGCCATGGAGGCCAACCTGCTGCGCCAGACGCTGCTCGGCTACCTGAAGAAGATCGCCGCCGAGATGCGCTTCGTCGGCATCCGCATGGTGCTCTCCAGCCAGGTCAGCTCCGTCAACACCGGCATCCCGACCGCACTGCGGATGAACCTCGCCAACAAGTTCCTCCTCGGGTCCAACCCGACCGACGGCAACCGCAAGCTCGCGCTGTCCGACCCCACCAGCGTACCCAAGGTCCCCGACAACGTACGACGCGACCAGCGGGCCGCCCGGGGAGTTGGCGTGGCCGAGCTCGAGGGCAAGACCCCGGCGGTGTTCAAGTCCTTCTACGCCTCCACCGACGACCTCGCCCGAGCACTGAGCGGGATGGGTCTGGCACGCACCAGCCGCCCCTCCCCCACCGCCTCCGAGATCGCCCGCCTCACCCCGTCCCTGGAGGACGACGGCGGGTCGTACAGCAGTCGCGACGCCGAGCGCCTCGGCGACGTCGAACGGGCACCCTCGGGTCGTCCGGCCGCCGAGGTTGCACGCGAGATGGGCGACGACCTCTCCCACCTGTACGGCGAGGACGGCCAGCGGCTGCGCGGCTTCGAGAAGGCCAACGCAGCACGGGCCGCGGTGGTCGCCGGCGCGAAGACCTCCCCGGCCGCACCCGACGGAGACGAATGGTGA
- a CDS encoding AAA family ATPase: MRIEVVHLRSFRGIDDCVVTLRPRLTLLVGRNNSGKSRILRAIALACGGVSAERDDFTLGSEEEPTVDLILAPADSADSFDDRVREIFGTHLQLVSASGDERVAWRTSITRSAEGWGARATSRFLMYDAGVDEWKPATGASEVSRRQRGVLAADIAGTGRDLAGELSRPGTSIRRVLDDLEVPEAARGTLEADLQALGGRIVDESSALVVRVGNSHRVDEVKSWAHGESTCSGPGAA, translated from the coding sequence ATGCGGATCGAGGTCGTGCACCTGAGGTCGTTTCGCGGCATCGACGACTGCGTCGTGACTCTTCGCCCAAGACTCACGCTTCTCGTCGGAAGGAACAACTCTGGGAAGTCGAGAATCTTGCGCGCCATTGCTCTCGCTTGCGGCGGGGTGAGCGCCGAGCGCGACGACTTCACTCTGGGTTCCGAGGAAGAGCCAACGGTCGATCTCATCCTGGCACCAGCAGACTCCGCCGATTCCTTTGACGACCGAGTACGAGAAATCTTCGGGACCCACCTGCAGCTGGTATCAGCGAGCGGGGACGAGCGGGTCGCCTGGCGGACATCAATCACGCGCTCGGCTGAGGGGTGGGGTGCTCGAGCGACGAGCCGATTCTTGATGTACGACGCAGGAGTCGACGAATGGAAACCGGCGACTGGTGCATCGGAGGTATCGCGAAGGCAGCGCGGCGTGCTTGCCGCGGACATCGCAGGCACCGGTCGCGACTTAGCCGGTGAGCTCAGCCGTCCCGGAACGTCGATCCGGCGTGTGCTCGACGATTTGGAGGTCCCGGAGGCTGCCCGCGGAACTCTTGAGGCCGATCTTCAGGCGTTAGGCGGACGCATCGTTGATGAAAGTTCGGCCCTAGTGGTCCGCGTGGGAAATAGTCATCGGGTTGATGAAGTGAAATCATGGGCGCATGGCGAATCGACCTGCTCCGGCCCTGGTGCTGCGTGA
- a CDS encoding IS630 family transposase — protein MANRPAPALVLRDGDRDKLERLTRSSTVSVGAAQRARIVLLAADGVPNDQICELVGCGRQKVLQWRGRYQGKGMAGLLDRQRPGRPRTIDHRKIVAETLKPPPKKLGVTHWSTRLLAARLKVSAYTVAEAWRSYGVKPWRSESFRFSTDPELEAKVIDIVGLYLNPPENAIVLCVDEKSQIQALDRTMPVLPMQPGLVERRSHDYVRHGTTTLFAALDIATGQVTAALKPRHRHQEFLAFLKQVERAYRHVLDEAGAPVELHLVMDNYAAHKHANVKNWLIENPRFKIHFTPTHASWMNLVEVWFSLIERQAIRRGVFTSVKDLNTKIRTYIDCWNERSHPFVWTRTADEILTKANRMKTSNPDH, from the coding sequence ATGGCGAATCGACCTGCTCCGGCCCTGGTGCTGCGTGATGGTGACCGGGACAAGCTCGAGCGACTGACTCGCTCCTCGACGGTCTCGGTTGGTGCGGCTCAACGGGCTCGGATCGTGTTGCTGGCAGCCGACGGGGTGCCGAACGACCAGATCTGCGAGCTCGTCGGGTGCGGCCGTCAGAAGGTGCTGCAGTGGCGGGGCCGCTACCAGGGCAAGGGCATGGCCGGGCTCCTCGACCGGCAGCGTCCGGGCCGTCCGCGCACGATCGACCATCGCAAAATCGTGGCCGAGACACTGAAGCCCCCGCCGAAGAAGCTCGGCGTGACGCACTGGTCCACGCGGCTGTTGGCGGCTCGGTTGAAGGTCAGCGCCTACACCGTCGCGGAGGCTTGGCGTTCCTACGGGGTCAAGCCGTGGCGCTCGGAGTCGTTCCGGTTCTCCACCGATCCCGAACTCGAGGCCAAGGTCATCGACATCGTCGGGCTGTACCTGAACCCGCCAGAGAACGCGATCGTGCTGTGCGTGGACGAGAAGTCCCAGATCCAGGCACTGGACCGCACCATGCCGGTCCTTCCGATGCAACCCGGGCTCGTCGAACGCCGCTCTCACGACTACGTCCGCCACGGCACCACGACCCTGTTCGCCGCGCTCGACATCGCCACCGGCCAGGTCACCGCAGCACTCAAGCCCCGGCACCGCCACCAGGAGTTCCTGGCGTTCCTCAAGCAGGTCGAACGGGCCTACCGCCACGTCCTCGACGAAGCCGGCGCGCCAGTCGAGCTGCATCTGGTGATGGACAACTACGCCGCCCACAAACACGCCAACGTGAAGAACTGGCTCATCGAGAACCCGCGCTTCAAGATCCACTTCACCCCGACCCACGCCTCCTGGATGAACCTCGTCGAGGTCTGGTTCTCCCTCATCGAACGCCAAGCCATCCGCCGCGGCGTGTTCACCTCGGTCAAGGACCTCAACACCAAGATCCGCACCTACATCGACTGCTGGAACGAACGCTCCCACCCCTTCGTCTGGACCAGGACCGCCGACGAGATCCTCACCAAAGCCAACCGGATGAAGACTTCAAATCCGGACCACTAG